One stretch of Thiobacter sp. AK1 DNA includes these proteins:
- a CDS encoding HIT family protein, which yields MTCPFCAGAGGELVWQDAWARVVLAQEAGYPGFCRVIWQAHVKEMSDLAADERRHLMDVVFAVETVLRRLIKPAKINLASLGNQVPHLHWHVIPRFLDDPHYPMAVWAPPLRPAPVRLPPAPRALRQALEDILQSS from the coding sequence GTGACTTGTCCCTTCTGCGCCGGTGCCGGGGGCGAGCTGGTCTGGCAGGATGCGTGGGCGCGTGTGGTGCTTGCGCAGGAGGCGGGCTATCCCGGCTTCTGCCGGGTGATCTGGCAGGCCCACGTGAAGGAGATGAGCGATCTCGCAGCCGATGAGCGGCGGCATCTCATGGACGTGGTGTTTGCGGTGGAAACGGTCTTGCGCAGGCTGATCAAGCCGGCCAAGATCAACCTGGCCAGCCTCGGCAACCAGGTGCCCCATCTACACTGGCACGTGATTCCCCGCTTCCTCGACGATCCCCATTACCCGATGGCGGTGTGGGCGCCGCCGCTGCGACCGGCTCCGGTCCGTTTGCCGCCGGCGCCGAGAGCGCTGCGCCAGGCCCTTGAAGACATCCTGCAAAGTTCCTAG
- the phoR gene encoding phosphate regulon sensor histidine kinase PhoR has protein sequence MSDFWSRALRAPLLYALAALLLWPLVGGTAAAFFLVAACFGQLIYHLVQLNKLAHWLKDPQLATVPQAGGSWGDLFAQLYQIVRRQSKSRHQLSEALARFRRAGEAMPDGVVILDELDEIEWFNPVAARQLGLNLETDAGRPITYLLRQTQFHEYLAAHNYSEPLILKSTRNPELTLSIQLVPFGAKQKLLIARDISRVEQLETVRRDFVANVSHELRTPLTVVGGFLETLLDHADLSAEQRRHYLETMLDQTRRMQRLVDDLLTLSRLESAANPLQEAPVDVPGLIKRLLAEAQSLSRGRHQVRAEVTTDAWLMGSESELESAFGNLISNAVRYTPTGGEVVLRWETAAEGVCFSVRDSGIGIEPQHIPRLTERFYRVDRSRSRETGGTGLGLSIVKHVLTRHQGRLEIQSEVGKGSTFSACFPASRVIARKNLPAAVTPH, from the coding sequence ATGTCCGACTTCTGGTCGCGTGCCTTAAGGGCACCCTTGCTTTACGCCCTGGCCGCGCTGCTGCTCTGGCCGTTGGTCGGGGGCACGGCGGCGGCCTTCTTCCTGGTGGCGGCCTGCTTCGGCCAGCTCATCTACCACCTGGTCCAGCTCAATAAGCTGGCACACTGGCTGAAGGATCCCCAGCTCGCCACCGTCCCTCAGGCAGGCGGCAGCTGGGGCGATCTGTTCGCCCAGCTCTACCAGATCGTGCGCCGTCAGTCCAAGAGCCGGCATCAGCTCTCGGAGGCCCTGGCCCGCTTCCGCCGGGCCGGCGAGGCAATGCCAGATGGTGTGGTGATCTTAGACGAGCTTGACGAGATCGAGTGGTTCAATCCCGTGGCGGCCCGGCAACTGGGACTGAACCTGGAGACGGATGCCGGGCGTCCCATCACCTATCTCTTGCGTCAGACCCAGTTCCACGAGTATCTCGCCGCCCACAACTACAGCGAGCCGTTGATCCTCAAATCCACACGCAATCCCGAGCTCACCCTGTCCATCCAACTGGTGCCCTTCGGCGCCAAGCAGAAGCTCCTCATTGCCCGGGACATCAGCCGCGTCGAGCAGCTGGAAACGGTGCGCCGAGATTTCGTGGCCAATGTCTCCCACGAGCTGCGCACGCCCCTCACCGTGGTCGGCGGTTTTCTGGAAACCCTGCTGGATCACGCTGATCTGTCCGCCGAACAGCGCCGGCATTATCTGGAGACCATGCTAGACCAGACGCGGCGCATGCAGCGGCTGGTGGATGATTTGCTCACCTTGTCGCGCCTGGAGAGCGCCGCCAATCCCTTGCAGGAAGCGCCGGTGGACGTCCCAGGCCTCATTAAGCGGCTGCTTGCGGAAGCCCAAAGCCTCTCCCGCGGCCGCCACCAAGTGCGTGCCGAGGTCACGACCGATGCCTGGCTCATGGGCAGTGAATCCGAGCTGGAGAGCGCCTTTGGCAATCTGATCAGCAATGCCGTGCGCTATACGCCGACGGGCGGCGAGGTGGTGCTGCGTTGGGAAACCGCGGCGGAAGGCGTGTGCTTTTCGGTACGAGATTCCGGCATCGGCATCGAACCCCAACACATCCCGCGGCTGACCGAACGTTTCTACCGGGTGGATCGCAGCCGTTCACGGGAGACGGGGGGCACCGGGTTGGGACTGTCCATCGTCAAGCACGTGCTCACGCGCCACCAGGGCCGCCTGGAAATCCAGAGCGAAGTGGGCAAGGGCAGTACCTTCTCGGCCTGCTTCCCGGCCAGCCGCGTGATCGCCCGCAAGAATCTGCCAGCGGCCGTCACGCCACACTGA
- the phoB gene encoding phosphate regulon transcriptional regulator PhoB has product MPATILIVEDEPAIQELVSFNLRQAGHTVVQADSAETANRLMRTAMPDLILLDWMLPGQSGIEFARRLKAERHTRDIPVIMLTARGEEADRVRGLETGADDYVTKPFSPRELLARIKAVLRRRAPQMTDEPVEVGGLRLDPASHRVSGNGTPLELGPTEFRLLHFLMTHPERVHSRAQLLDQVWGSHVFVEERTVDVHIRRLRRALEPTGHDALIQTVRGAGYRFSQSP; this is encoded by the coding sequence ATGCCCGCGACGATACTGATCGTCGAAGACGAACCCGCGATCCAGGAATTGGTGAGCTTCAATCTCAGGCAAGCCGGCCACACGGTGGTGCAGGCAGACAGCGCGGAAACGGCCAACCGGCTCATGCGCACGGCCATGCCGGATCTGATCCTGCTGGATTGGATGCTGCCTGGCCAGTCGGGTATCGAATTCGCCCGTCGCCTGAAGGCCGAGCGCCATACTCGCGACATACCGGTGATCATGCTCACCGCCCGGGGCGAAGAAGCAGACCGGGTGCGTGGGTTGGAAACGGGCGCGGACGATTACGTGACCAAGCCCTTCTCGCCCCGCGAATTGTTGGCCCGTATCAAGGCGGTGCTGCGCCGGCGTGCACCCCAGATGACCGACGAACCGGTGGAAGTGGGTGGATTGCGCCTGGACCCCGCTAGCCACCGCGTGAGCGGCAACGGCACCCCCCTGGAGCTGGGACCGACCGAGTTTCGCCTGCTGCATTTCCTGATGACCCATCCAGAACGAGTGCACTCCCGAGCCCAGCTTCTGGATCAGGTCTGGGGCAGTCATGTGTTCGTGGAGGAGCGCACCGTGGACGTGCACATAAGGCGCCTGCGTCGGGCCTTGGAACCCACCGGCCACGATGCCCTCATTCAGACCGTGCGCGGGGCCGGCTACCGCTTCTCCCAGTCGCCCTGA
- a CDS encoding TlpA disulfide reductase family protein → MMPRLVSAFALFLLTSFSAACAQELKPYAGSATPPLRLKDLAGKVHDLTDYRGEVVMVQFWATYCAPCVKEMPSMQRLAAKLAGKPFRILAVNMGESEAEVRAFLTKVNVDFTVLMDEEGQAIAAWKVFAVPSTFIVDRAGRIRHTLQGGTEWDAPQYVETLTALIGAQP, encoded by the coding sequence ATGATGCCCCGTCTCGTGTCGGCGTTCGCGCTGTTCTTGCTGACCTCGTTCTCCGCCGCCTGCGCTCAAGAACTCAAGCCCTACGCGGGCAGCGCTACGCCACCGCTTCGCCTAAAGGACCTGGCGGGTAAGGTGCACGATCTCACTGACTACCGGGGTGAGGTGGTGATGGTGCAGTTCTGGGCTACTTACTGCGCCCCGTGTGTGAAGGAAATGCCTTCCATGCAGCGCCTGGCGGCCAAGCTCGCTGGCAAGCCTTTTCGTATCCTGGCGGTGAACATGGGCGAAAGCGAGGCCGAGGTGCGCGCCTTCCTCACGAAAGTCAACGTGGACTTCACCGTCCTCATGGATGAGGAGGGCCAGGCCATCGCCGCCTGGAAGGTATTCGCCGTGCCTTCCACCTTCATCGTTGACCGCGCCGGGCGCATCCGCCATACGCTCCAAGGCGGCACCGAATGGGACGCTCCCCAATACGTGGAAACGCTCACGGCGCTCATCGGGGCGCAGCCATGA
- a CDS encoding phosphoribosyltransferase family protein, with translation MTPVPGERFCLYDTAQLTAVLDGMAWQAAGLLTGRQDVIVVGILRRGAPLADQLFERLARDFGVPGLSRLDLAIKRYADDLTLLHPETRLTENPAHAELDLAGRSLIVVDDVMYKGYSMLRAVEYLVGKGAGEIRTAVLVDRGAAKLPVRTDIVGVTLEVAPSDIIECNVPPYEPVLKIDLLRPRR, from the coding sequence ATGACCCCGGTGCCGGGGGAACGCTTCTGTCTCTACGACACGGCGCAACTGACTGCCGTGCTGGATGGCATGGCGTGGCAGGCGGCGGGCCTACTCACCGGCCGCCAGGATGTGATCGTAGTGGGCATCCTGCGCCGCGGCGCGCCCCTGGCCGATCAGCTCTTCGAGCGGCTGGCGCGGGATTTTGGCGTGCCCGGCCTTTCTCGGCTCGATCTCGCTATCAAACGCTATGCCGACGACCTCACCCTGCTACACCCGGAAACTCGCCTCACAGAGAATCCTGCCCACGCCGAGCTCGATCTCGCCGGCCGCAGCCTGATCGTGGTGGACGACGTGATGTACAAGGGCTATTCCATGTTGCGCGCGGTGGAATATCTCGTCGGCAAGGGCGCCGGCGAGATCCGTACCGCCGTGCTGGTGGACCGCGGCGCGGCGAAGCTGCCGGTGCGCACCGACATCGTGGGGGTGACACTCGAAGTGGCGCCCAGCGACATCATCGAGTGCAACGTGCCACCCTACGAGCCGGTGCTCAAGATCGATCTGCTGCGTCCCCGCCGCTGA
- a CDS encoding NfeD family protein — MRLILLLSLLLPLPAAAAPRVVVLGVDGAISPASADYVVRGIKHAEEVGAEAVVLRLDTPGGLDSAMRDIIRKMLASRVPVIVWVGPAGARAASAGTYILYAAHVAAMAPATNLGAATPVAIGGAQPPGQPGKEKDAKPVESSPMAKKQVHDAAAYIRGLAQLRGRNAEWAERAVREAVSLSAEEALKEKVIDLIATDLPALLAAVDGRTVKLGQDERRLAIRGALLDTREPDWRTRFLAVITDPGVAYILLLIGMYGLFFEFSNPGLGVAGVAGAICLLLALFAFQLLPISYAGLALILLGVGLIIAEVFVPSFGVLGLGGIVAFVAGSVMLMDREVTGSAVPLSLIVAFTVATAAFILVVGRMALSSRRKPVVTGREELVGAEGEVVEVEDGITWVRVHGELWQARSDRPLAPRQRVRVRAVEGLTLQVQSI, encoded by the coding sequence ATGCGCCTCATTTTGCTGCTCTCCCTTTTGTTGCCCCTGCCGGCGGCGGCCGCGCCGCGCGTGGTGGTGCTGGGGGTGGATGGGGCCATTTCCCCGGCCAGCGCCGACTATGTCGTGCGGGGCATCAAGCACGCGGAAGAAGTGGGGGCAGAAGCCGTGGTATTGCGTCTGGATACCCCGGGTGGGCTGGATTCGGCCATGCGCGACATCATTCGCAAGATGCTCGCCTCGCGGGTGCCCGTCATTGTCTGGGTGGGGCCGGCAGGGGCGCGCGCCGCGAGTGCCGGAACCTATATTCTCTACGCCGCCCACGTGGCTGCCATGGCGCCCGCCACCAACCTGGGGGCCGCCACGCCGGTGGCCATCGGTGGGGCCCAACCGCCTGGTCAACCAGGTAAGGAGAAAGACGCGAAGCCCGTGGAATCCTCACCCATGGCCAAGAAGCAGGTGCACGATGCCGCCGCCTACATCCGTGGTCTGGCGCAACTGCGGGGACGCAATGCCGAGTGGGCGGAGCGCGCGGTGCGCGAGGCGGTGAGCCTGTCCGCCGAGGAAGCGCTTAAGGAGAAGGTGATTGACCTGATAGCCACTGACCTGCCTGCGCTGCTTGCCGCCGTGGATGGGCGCACGGTCAAGCTGGGGCAAGACGAGCGGCGTCTTGCCATTCGCGGTGCGCTGCTGGATACCCGCGAGCCCGATTGGCGCACCCGGTTTTTGGCCGTGATCACGGATCCGGGGGTGGCCTACATTCTGCTGCTCATCGGCATGTATGGCCTGTTTTTCGAGTTTTCCAATCCGGGCTTGGGCGTGGCGGGCGTGGCCGGCGCCATCTGCCTGCTGCTGGCCCTGTTTGCCTTCCAGCTTCTACCCATCAGCTATGCGGGTCTGGCTCTAATTCTATTGGGTGTGGGTCTAATCATCGCGGAGGTGTTCGTACCCAGTTTCGGCGTGCTCGGGCTGGGGGGCATCGTCGCCTTCGTCGCCGGCTCGGTGATGCTCATGGACCGCGAGGTGACCGGCTCGGCAGTCCCCTTGAGTCTCATCGTCGCCTTCACCGTGGCCACGGCTGCCTTCATCCTGGTCGTTGGGCGCATGGCACTGTCCTCGCGCCGCAAGCCGGTGGTCACTGGTCGGGAGGAACTCGTCGGCGCCGAAGGCGAGGTGGTGGAGGTTGAGGATGGCATTACCTGGGTGCGCGTGCATGGCGAACTATGGCAGGCGCGCAGCGATCGGCCCCTCGCGCCCAGACAGCGGGTGAGGGTGCGTGCGGTGGAAGGCCTCACGCTGCAGGTGCAAAGCATCTGA
- a CDS encoding slipin family protein, giving the protein MMELIFGSGWLLILVIAFLVSALKVLREYERGVVFMLGRFWKVKGPGLVIVIPGIQQMVRVDLRTIVMDVPSQDVISRDNVSVKVNAVVYFRVVDPAKAIIQVEDYLSATSQLAQTTLRAVLGKHELDDMLAERERLNLDIQTVLDQQTDAWGIKVSNVEIKHVDIDESMVRAIAKQAEAERERRAKVIHAEGELQASEKLAQAAEVLARQPAAIQLRYLETLTTIAADKNSTIVFPLPIELLNALLGKKP; this is encoded by the coding sequence ATGATGGAACTCATCTTCGGCTCTGGCTGGCTTTTGATCCTGGTCATTGCCTTTCTCGTGTCGGCCCTCAAGGTGCTGCGGGAATACGAGCGGGGCGTGGTCTTCATGCTCGGTCGTTTCTGGAAAGTGAAGGGGCCGGGGCTGGTGATTGTGATCCCTGGTATCCAGCAGATGGTGCGCGTGGATCTGCGCACCATCGTCATGGACGTGCCCAGTCAGGACGTGATCTCCCGTGACAACGTGTCGGTGAAGGTGAATGCGGTGGTCTATTTCCGGGTGGTAGACCCGGCCAAGGCCATCATCCAGGTGGAGGACTATCTCTCGGCGACCAGCCAGCTCGCCCAGACCACCCTGCGCGCGGTGTTGGGCAAGCACGAGCTGGACGACATGCTGGCAGAAAGGGAACGCCTCAATTTGGACATTCAGACCGTGCTGGACCAGCAGACCGATGCCTGGGGCATCAAGGTGTCCAACGTGGAGATCAAGCATGTGGACATCGACGAATCCATGGTGCGCGCCATCGCCAAGCAGGCGGAAGCGGAGCGGGAGCGGCGTGCCAAGGTAATCCATGCCGAAGGCGAACTGCAGGCCTCGGAGAAACTCGCCCAGGCGGCGGAAGTGCTGGCGCGGCAGCCGGCCGCCATCCAGCTGCGTTATCTGGAAACCCTCACCACCATCGCCGCGGACAAGAATTCCACCATCGTCTTTCCCCTGCCCATCGAGCTTTTGAATGCGCTCCTGGGTAAAAAACCTTGA